TCCAGGCCCGGGCGGAGAAGGTGGAGCAGCGCCGCGCGGAGCTGCAGGGCTTCATCGACCGGTTCGGCGCGAAGGCCACCAAGGCGAAGCAGGCGCAGAGCCGCGCGAAGATGCTGGCCAAGCTGGAGAAGGTCCAGGTCCTGGAAGAGCGCCAGACGATGAAGTTCCGCTTCCCGGAAGTGGAGCGCTCGGGCCGGGACGTGGTGTTGATGGAGGGCATCACCAAGCGCTACGGCGCGCTCACCGTCTACAACGGCCTGGATGCGCGGCTGGAGCGGGGCCAGCGCATCGCCGTGGTAGGCGCGAACGGGGCGGGCAAGACGACGCTGCTCAAGATGGTGGCGGGGGAGCTGGCGCCGGACAGCGGCAAGGTGTCGCTGGGGCACAACGTGGTGGTGGGCTACTACGCCCAGCACCACGCGGACAAACTGGACCGCCACAACACCATCATCGAGGAGGTGCGGCCCCTGGCGGCGGACAAGCCGGAGAGCTACGTGCGCGGCGTGCTGGGCGCGTTCCTCTTCAGCGGCGACGACGTGGAGAAGCCCATTGGCGTGCTGAGCGGTGGCGAGCGCGCCCGCGTGGCGCTGGCGAAGCTGCTGCTGATTCCGTCCAACTTCCTGCTGATGGACGAGCCGACGAACCACCTGGACCTGGACTCGTCGGAGATGCTGATTGAAGCGCTGAAGCTGTACGGCGGCACGCTGCTGTTCGTCAGCCACAACCGCAGCTTCATCAACAACCTGTGCACGCACGTCTGGGAGGTGGCGGACGGCAAGCTCACGTCCCACGCGGGCAACCTGGACGAGTACCTCTACCACCAGGAGCAGGTGCGCCTGTCGGCGGAGGGCGCGGACACGGGCGCGTCGAGCGGGAAGGGCGCCGCGGCGGCCGCGGGCCCGGTGTCGGAGAAGGACCGCAAGCGGCTGGAGGCGGAGGCGCGCCAGCGGCGCTCCGTGGTGGAGGGCCCCATCAAGAAGGAGATCGCGAAGCTGGAGGAGCGCATCGCGAAGGTGGAGGCCGAGCAGAAGGACCGCGAGACGCAGCTGGCGGACCCGGTGCTCTACAACGACTTCGCCCGGGCGAAGCCGCTGATGGACGCGCACCGCGCTGGCAAGGAGGAGCTGGAGGACCTCTACGCCCGGTGGGAGGCCGCGCAGGAGAAGCTGGCGGCGGCGCAGGCCTGACGGGGCCTACTGGACGTCGAAGGTCTTCTGCATCGGGACGCCACCGCGCTCGATTCGCAGCTCGATGCGCCGGGCGTCTCGGAGCTTCGTGAAGGCCCCCAGCGCCTTGTCGGGGCTGTCCAGGTCCAGGCCGTTGATGCGCTGGAGCACATCTCCGTTGCGCAGCCCCAGCCGGGAGTAGAAGGAATTCTCCCGGATGGAGAACAGCTTGAAGCCCACGGGGCGGCCGTCCTTGAAGGCGGGGACCACGCGGGCCTGCATGGACAGCTCGTTCAGATGCGTGAGCGCTTCGGTGACGTCCTCGCGCGGCACGGAGTAGGTGTCCGGGCCCGTCTCCCGGATGCCGTGGCCCAGGCCGGGAGCCCCTGGCTGGACGTTCACCAGGGCGGGCGTTCCGCTCCCGGAGCCGTCGACGTATTCGAGCCGTCCATCCACCAGCAGCAGGATGCGCTCCCGCTCGATGGCGAAGACACGGGCGCCCTGGATGGTGTCGCTGATCATCAGGCTGCGCGCACTGCCAGCCGGGAGCTCATGGATGGAGGCCATGGACCAATGCGGATCCTGCGCCACCAGCGTGCCCAGCAGCCGGATGCCCAGCGTGCTCCGGCGGACGTCCGGCGGCGGCTCTGGAGGCACCTCCACGCCGGTGTTGGCTGAGAGCCCCGTCAGCCTCGCCAGTTGCGCCCCATCCAGAGGCGTGGCGGGAGGGACGTCCGATGGCGCCGGAGCCGCGGCCCAGGTGTCCCGGATGCCTGGCATCACGAAGGCGCTGGTCACCTGATTCACGATGAGCGCGGCCGTCAGGGCACACGCAAAGACAAGCAGGACGAACAGGCCCTGGATGGGCCGCTGCAGCTCACGGTTCACGATGAGGCCTCCCTGTTTGGAACAGGGAGGCCTTGAGCAAGCCAGGGGCCAGCGGCTGTCCCAGAGGGAGCGCTGTTGGCCCTCAAGCCCGGTCAGGGACCTCGTGTCAGTGAACGCGGTGACAGCAATGACAACCCGTCATGACACGGTGTCCATCCGCCTCAGTGGCCGTAATAGAAGGCCGAGCCCCAGAGGTAGGCGTTCCGGCTGGCGGGAGCCGTGCCCACCAGACAGTGCGCACCGTCATAGCCGCCGATGACGCAGTGGGGCGGCGGCGTGATGTAGAGGTTGTTCGCCCACTTGAACGGCGCCGAACCCCACGGCAGCGGCATGACGTAGCAGTTGGCCCCGTCGAACGTCGACGGCGCGGGGCACGCATTGCCGGGGCCGGGCGTCAGGTAGAGGTTCCCCGACCAGATGAAGTAGCTGGTGCTCCAGGAGGGGTAGGGGAGGATGTAGCAGTTCGCCGTGTCCCAGCCGGAAGGCGCCGGGCAATACGTGCCGGGGACCGCGTTGACGTAGTAGGCGTTGTTGTGGACGAACGCCGTCAGCCCGGAGGGCACGTTCATCACGTGGCAGTTCGCTCCATCCCAGCTCGCGGTGAGGGGCGCGCCCGTGTGCGACGTGACGGTCGGCGCGCAGGGGTTGTAGGGGTTGTAGGGCGTGGCCGCGGAGAAGAACGCGTACGAGTCCGCGTTGCGGATGGCGCTGCTGGGATTGGAGTTCGCGAGCGACATGCTGGCGGAGGTGCCGTACACGACGTCATCCGTCTGCGCCACGACCCGGAAATGGCTGACTTCATGAATCAGGGTGTCTGCCTTGGAACCCGGGCCCGTCATGGGCGCGGGCCAGAACGCCGGGCACAGGTGGATCTTGTATTCCTGCCGGGGCTTGACGTAGGCGTAGGCGCCACTCTGGTTGCAATTGCAGTAATACTTGAACGTCTCGTTGTCCACCGCGTTGCGAATCTTCCGGAAGTTCTCACGGACGGTGCTGTAACGAGAGCTGTCGTAGGCGCCAAACCACTGGGTGTAGCGGGTCACCGGGTTCCCCGCCACCATGTAGTCATAGGAGTCGTTCGCGTAGTTGAGGGCGTGCTGCCGGGCGTCGATCACCGCGTTCTTCTGCGAGCTGCTGCACGACTTCCACTTCTCGTTGCTGCCACTGACGATCTTGGTCTGCGGTTCGTCGTCCAGGTCGTCCGGATCCAGGGGCGGCTCGCGACCCTCGATGTCGAGGAAGACGACGTTGGAGACCACCGTCCCCTTGCCCATTCCAGCGTCCAGGAGCTCGGTCTTGAACTGGACCGCGTAGGTGCCCGAGACGGAGAGGTCGTAGTTGTCCCAGAGCGAGGCGATGCCCGAGATGCTCTCTCCCGGCTTCAGCGTGAGGTAATCGCTGTCCGCGGGCGCGCCGCGCCTGTAGAGCCGGCCGATGTACTCCACCGGCTTGCGCTCCAGCGCGACGGTGAGGATGTCCGCCTGGATGCCATCCAGGGCAGGCGTCTGGTAGCCGAGGATCCGCACCGGCTCTTTCGATACGTTCGTGAAGGTCACGGCGAGGTCCACGGGCGTGTCCGCCGGGAACTTCGTTACCTTCGACGCGAGCTTGATTTCAATGGCCTCCCCAGCGCCTGCGTGTAATGGGATTGAAACGAGCGCGGCCACGATGAGACAGGTCAATTTCATCCAGACAGGGTGCAATACCCCGGGTGAAATTTTCAACGTGACAAATGCGTCGTGCGCGACGCTGATTTGTAACCTGAATCGCTACAACGGCTATTTGAAGATCTTCGACAGGAGCCACACGACGGCGGACTCCGCGGCGCTGTTGTTGAGGTGCCGGGCGCGGCGGCCGTAGGTCTCGCTGGGCTGGGCCTTGGTCAGCTCGTCCGTGTACGGCGCGGAGCCTTCCGGCGCGCAGCTTCCGCAGTACAGCCGCTCCTCCCAGACGAAGCCGTAGCGCACGTCCATCCGCCGGCCACACGTCACGCAGGCGGGCTCGTCACCCACGCGCACCTTGGGCAACAGGCTCAGGCTGCGCTTCGGGTCGTACTCGTGCTCGAAGTCGGCGGCGATGGGCCGCGGCTCGGGGCGGGCTTCCGGCTCCGCGGCCTTCTGGAGCCGGCCCAGCTCCTCCCCGTCCAAGGCCACGCCCCGGCACTTCGTGCAGACGTCCACCGTCACGTCCCGCAGGTCCACCACGGGCAGCGGCGCGCTGCCGCAGGTGGGGCAGGTGGGCGCCTGCTTCCCGCAGGAGGGACAGCCCGGGACGTACTGGAGCGCGGCCTCACAGCCCTTGCACCGCCCGGGCTTGCCCTTCGCCTGCTCGAAGACGGCCGTCAGCGTGGGCCCGCCGACGACGCGCGCCAGCATCTCCTCCTCGAACCAGGCGGCCCCGCAGGCGCCGCACTCGTCGCGCACCAGCCCCCGGGCGTAGGTGTTGCGCATCGTCGTCTGGCAGTAGGGGCACGCCTGCATGGCCCCCTCAGCCTACCGGGTCTTTCCCGGAAACGGGATGCCGCGCGACTCAGCCCGCGCGGCGGCGCTTCTCCTTCTTCGGCTTGGGCTCGGGCGTCTTCGGGGCCGGCGTGGGTTCGCGCAGCTCCTCCGGGACGGGGAGGGCGGGCTGGGAGGGGCGCGTGGGCGGCACGGGCGTGCCGTCCGGCAGGGCGCCCTCCACCGGCTCGGAGGGGAGCGCCGGCAGGCGGATGATGAACGTGGTGCCTTCGCTCACCTTGCTCTGCACGCTGATGCTGCCGCCGTGGTTCTTCACGATGCGCTGGCAGATGGCGAGCCCCAGGCCGGTGCCCTTCTGCTTCGTGGTGAAGAAGGGCACGAAGATGTGCGGCTGCTGATCCGCCGGGATGCCCGGGCCGTTGTCGGAGACGCGCACCTCCACGAACTCGCCGCCCGCGCTGCGCAGGTCGCCGAAGCGCTCTGGCTTCTCCGTGCGCACCGTGATGCGGCCCGGCTGCGGCCCCAGCGCCTGCACCGCGTTCTGCACCAGGTTGATCAACACCTGCTTGAGCTGCTCCGCGTCGCCTTCCGCGCGCGGCAGGCGCAGGTCCAGCTCCACCGCCAGCTCCGCCGTGGGCGGCATGTCGTTCTGGATGAGCCGCATCGTGCGCGTCACCACCTCGTTGAGGTCGGTGGGCCCGAAGCTCTGCTTCAGCGGACGCGAGTAGTCCAGGAACGCCGTCACCACGCCGTTGAGCCGGTTCACCTCTTCCACGATGACGTCCAGGAACTCGCCGTCCTCGCCCGGCAGCTTCTTCGGGTCCAGGCACTGCGCCGCGCCCTTGATGGCGCCCAGCGGGTTGCGGATTTCATGCGCCAGGCCCGCCGCCATCTCACCCAGCGCCGCCAGGCGGTCGCGCTCGCGGATCTTCTCGTACAGCTTGGAGTTCTCCAGCACCGTCGCCATCCGCTCGGAGACCTCCAGGATGAGCGCGATCTCATCCGACGCGTACGCCTCCGGCACCCGTTCGTCCCACAGGTTCAGGAAGCCGATGACGCGGTCATTGCCCATCAGCGGCACGCTGATGCCGGCCTTCATCTGGAGCAGCGCGGCGCGCGTGTCGTTGAGCCGCTTCAGCTCGTCCCGGAAGCGCTTGCCCTCCACGGCCTGCACCCGCATCACGGAGATGCGCCGCTCGATGTTCTCCAGCAGCACCGCCTTCTGCCCGCTGGCCACCGCGAAGAGCACGCCGCGCGCGGCCGCCGTGTCCAGGAGCGCCACCGGCAGGGGCCCGCGCGAGTCCAGGAGCCGGTAGCCCGGCCGGTCCTCCGCCATCAGGTACACCGACGCGTGCGTCACGCGCCCCGTCTCGTGCAGCGCGTCCAGCACCACGTTCGCCAGCTCGGAGATTTCGATGACGGACGCCATGCGCACGCGCAGGGTGCTCAGCGTGCCCAGCAGCGCGAAGCGCTCGCGGAAGAAGATGCGCACCACCATCTCCTCCACCTTGGTGCGCAGCGGATCCAACAGGATGAGGATGACGAACGCGGCCACCACCGTGTTGAAGACGAAGAGCGACGTGTTCTCGTCCACCCACGCCGTCAGCACCGTGAACACCGACGCCAGGATGATGGCCAGCACCGTCTGCGAGGCGATCTTCCCCAGCAGCTCGTGCAGGTCCATCAGCCGCAGCCGCAAGAGCGTCTGCGCGAGGAAGAACAGGTAGAGCGTCGCGAAGACGGGGCCCAGCGTGGGGAACGGGATGTCGTTGCGCGACAGGAAGTCCAGCCCGTTGAACAGCACCGCCGCGCCCGCGCCAATGGCCAGGTACGCCAGCCGGAACTGCTCGATGCGCGACTCCGTCGTGCGCACCCGGTGGACCAGCAAGGACACGGAAGTGAACAACGTGCCCAGCACCCAGGCGCCCAGCGCCAGACGGGCCCACGGTTTGTCCGCCAACGGTGTAACGGCGACCGTCAGGCCCAGCACGCCGGACAGGAGGGCGAGCCGCCGGCCGACCTGATGCGCTCCCTTGCTGACCCCCAGGAACTCAAGGAAGAAGGCGACCGCCGCCCCGGGCACCAGGGAGACGACGAGCACCGTCGCCCCGAGGGCGATGCGGGACACCCAGGGGTAGTCCTGAGGGGGGAAGATGCTGTGGAAGAAGAGGCTGAGGTAGTACCCGGCGACCGTCAGGGTGAAGACGGAGTAGAGCGTGAGGACCCGGGGCCGTCCGGGGCGCAACAACATGGACACGCCCAGCGCCAGACCGATGATGGAAGCGAGCAGTGCGCTTTGGGTGCGGATATCCATGTGCAGGCGGACAGTCTAACCTCTGTCAGGGGCTGGAAATTTTCCAACCATCCCCAGTTGTCCTCGGGCGTGCCCGAGCGCATCTCCCAGGGTCCCCGAGGCCCCCGCGAATGAAAGTGTCCCTCCAGCATCTCGCCCTCCTCGCCTCCGCGGCGCTGCTGTCCGCGCAGGCTCCCGCCCCCGCCGTCCCCGGCACCGCTCCGGCAGCCACGGCTCCCGCGGCTCCGGCTTCCAGCGACGACACGGATCAGGCCCCCACGACGCGCACCGACAACGCGCCGTCGGAGGCGCAGTTGACGCCGCCGCCGGACGCGGACAAGGCGCCGTTGCCGGTGGGCTACGTGCAGGTGTTCAACCCGGCCTTCCCGGGGATCGTGCCGCCCACGCCGGTGGTGCACCGCGGGCGCCGCTACGGGCTGGAGGACCTGACGCCGTACTTCGCGGACGGCAAGAAGAAGGACGCGAAGGACGCGTTCGACAAGGGCCAGTACACCAAGGCGCGCGCGCTGCTGGAGGGTGAAGGGGACAGCCCGCCGGTGCGCTACCTGCGCGCGCTGTCCGCGGTGCGGGCCGGGGACGACAAGGCGGCGGCGACGGAGATGGGGGCGCTCGCCAACGACTACCCGGCGCTGAAGGACCGCTGCCTCACGCACGCGGGCGTGGCGCTGGAGTCCCAGGGCCGGCTGGAGGACGCGGCGGCCAGCTTCAAGCAGGTGCCGGAGGGCTCGCGCATGTACGTGGACGCGCGCCTGGGCCTGGCGCGCGTGCTGCGCAAGAAGAAGGACTACGACGGCGCCATGGAGGCGCTGACGCCGCTCACCCAGCGCATGATGACGGGCTGGGGCCGCAACGTGGGCGCGGAGGCGCTCATCGCCACGGCGGACCTGGCGGTGGAGAAGAAGGACAAGGCGGCGGAGAAGGCCGCGCTGTGGAAGCTGTGGGCGGCCCAGCCGCTGTCGCCCATCGTCAAGCAGGTGGAGAAGCGCCTCAAGGGGCAGACGCCGCCCGTGGACGCCAAGGTGGGCCGCGCGGAGGCGCTCATTGAAGCGCACCGCAACAAGCAGGGCATGGCCATCCTGGAGCCGATGCTCAAGACGCTGAAGCTGCCGGACGCGCTCGCGTGCCGCGCGCACTTCGCGTTCGGCAAGGGGCAGCGCAAGGAGCGCCAGCACACGGCCGCCATCCAGATCCTCACGCCGGTGGTGGAGCAGTGCAAGGACCGCGACCTGCTGGCCCGCGCGCTGTACGTGCTGGGCTCGTCGCGCTCCATCGTGGATCAGCAGCGCGGCACGGACACCTACGAGCGGCTGGCGAAGGAGTTCCCGGACCACTCGTTCGCGGACGACGCGCTCTTCTACGCGGCCGACCTGTACGTGAAGACCAACCGCCCCAAGGAGGCCATGGCGCGGCTGGATGAGGTCGCGCGG
The sequence above is drawn from the Corallococcus sp. NCRR genome and encodes:
- a CDS encoding ATP-binding protein — protein: MDIRTQSALLASIIGLALGVSMLLRPGRPRVLTLYSVFTLTVAGYYLSLFFHSIFPPQDYPWVSRIALGATVLVVSLVPGAAVAFFLEFLGVSKGAHQVGRRLALLSGVLGLTVAVTPLADKPWARLALGAWVLGTLFTSVSLLVHRVRTTESRIEQFRLAYLAIGAGAAVLFNGLDFLSRNDIPFPTLGPVFATLYLFFLAQTLLRLRLMDLHELLGKIASQTVLAIILASVFTVLTAWVDENTSLFVFNTVVAAFVILILLDPLRTKVEEMVVRIFFRERFALLGTLSTLRVRMASVIEISELANVVLDALHETGRVTHASVYLMAEDRPGYRLLDSRGPLPVALLDTAAARGVLFAVASGQKAVLLENIERRISVMRVQAVEGKRFRDELKRLNDTRAALLQMKAGISVPLMGNDRVIGFLNLWDERVPEAYASDEIALILEVSERMATVLENSKLYEKIRERDRLAALGEMAAGLAHEIRNPLGAIKGAAQCLDPKKLPGEDGEFLDVIVEEVNRLNGVVTAFLDYSRPLKQSFGPTDLNEVVTRTMRLIQNDMPPTAELAVELDLRLPRAEGDAEQLKQVLINLVQNAVQALGPQPGRITVRTEKPERFGDLRSAGGEFVEVRVSDNGPGIPADQQPHIFVPFFTTKQKGTGLGLAICQRIVKNHGGSISVQSKVSEGTTFIIRLPALPSEPVEGALPDGTPVPPTRPSQPALPVPEELREPTPAPKTPEPKPKKEKRRRAG
- the gspC gene encoding type II secretion system protein GspC; translated protein: MNRELQRPIQGLFVLLVFACALTAALIVNQVTSAFVMPGIRDTWAAAPAPSDVPPATPLDGAQLARLTGLSANTGVEVPPEPPPDVRRSTLGIRLLGTLVAQDPHWSMASIHELPAGSARSLMISDTIQGARVFAIERERILLLVDGRLEYVDGSGSGTPALVNVQPGAPGLGHGIRETGPDTYSVPREDVTEALTHLNELSMQARVVPAFKDGRPVGFKLFSIRENSFYSRLGLRNGDVLQRINGLDLDSPDKALGAFTKLRDARRIELRIERGGVPMQKTFDVQ
- a CDS encoding TFIIB-type zinc ribbon-containing protein — encoded protein: MQACPYCQTTMRNTYARGLVRDECGACGAAWFEEEMLARVVGGPTLTAVFEQAKGKPGRCKGCEAALQYVPGCPSCGKQAPTCPTCGSAPLPVVDLRDVTVDVCTKCRGVALDGEELGRLQKAAEPEARPEPRPIAADFEHEYDPKRSLSLLPKVRVGDEPACVTCGRRMDVRYGFVWEERLYCGSCAPEGSAPYTDELTKAQPSETYGRRARHLNNSAAESAVVWLLSKIFK
- a CDS encoding ABC-F family ATP-binding cassette domain-containing protein, which gives rise to MSLVIAQDISLAYGKKVLFDEDNFTLGPRDRVGLVGANGTGKSSLMKIIAGASQPDGGTVQYSRRARAGYLPQEIAGLPEGTVVEAVMSTVPGRDSLESRLKDTEGALAASTDEEEQLELAQTLADLHAELDDFENRYGRHHAERILKGLGFKDADLSKPTQALSGGWRMRAALAGLLLQDPDLLLLDEPTNHLDVPTLAWFDGFLRRSNKAMVLISHDRDFLNRQINRVVSLEMEGVREYAGNYEDYKRQRAEEMVLLQARAEKVEQRRAELQGFIDRFGAKATKAKQAQSRAKMLAKLEKVQVLEERQTMKFRFPEVERSGRDVVLMEGITKRYGALTVYNGLDARLERGQRIAVVGANGAGKTTLLKMVAGELAPDSGKVSLGHNVVVGYYAQHHADKLDRHNTIIEEVRPLAADKPESYVRGVLGAFLFSGDDVEKPIGVLSGGERARVALAKLLLIPSNFLLMDEPTNHLDLDSSEMLIEALKLYGGTLLFVSHNRSFINNLCTHVWEVADGKLTSHAGNLDEYLYHQEQVRLSAEGADTGASSGKGAAAAAGPVSEKDRKRLEAEARQRRSVVEGPIKKEIAKLEERIAKVEAEQKDRETQLADPVLYNDFARAKPLMDAHRAGKEELEDLYARWEAAQEKLAAAQA
- a CDS encoding transglycosylase SLT domain-containing protein, with the translated sequence MKVSLQHLALLASAALLSAQAPAPAVPGTAPAATAPAAPASSDDTDQAPTTRTDNAPSEAQLTPPPDADKAPLPVGYVQVFNPAFPGIVPPTPVVHRGRRYGLEDLTPYFADGKKKDAKDAFDKGQYTKARALLEGEGDSPPVRYLRALSAVRAGDDKAAATEMGALANDYPALKDRCLTHAGVALESQGRLEDAAASFKQVPEGSRMYVDARLGLARVLRKKKDYDGAMEALTPLTQRMMTGWGRNVGAEALIATADLAVEKKDKAAEKAALWKLWAAQPLSPIVKQVEKRLKGQTPPVDAKVGRAEALIEAHRNKQGMAILEPMLKTLKLPDALACRAHFAFGKGQRKERQHTAAIQILTPVVEQCKDRDLLARALYVLGSSRSIVDQQRGTDTYERLAKEFPDHSFADDALFYAADLYVKTNRPKEAMARLDEVARLYPKGDFLGEALFKAFWVARTSKVEDGGFSFLDRIEEQFANADESYDVERARYWRARTLEERGNIQGAAELMEKLAVEHPATYYGLMARSKLGDLDPKRLEAVSASIFDVPEAASPWPMFAGPMGDDPHFRAGVELLRLGFADSVSSELMLVNRANQPPESMRLLVMVLSQSGDARSAHAIARLALRKDLSGRITAQTRPVWEVAYPNAFRDLIEKHTAPAGVEPDLLQALMREESALDPKALSWAGALGLTQLMPSTAKGVARELKVKHFTVDSLLQPELNIRFGAHYLGGLIKQFKGHTPYAVGSYNAGSGAVNRWRAAKPDLALDAWVEEIPIAETRGYIKRVLRSYNTYQLLYGRAPKVPVMPSASR
- a CDS encoding M35 family metallo-endopeptidase, whose protein sequence is MKLTCLIVAALVSIPLHAGAGEAIEIKLASKVTKFPADTPVDLAVTFTNVSKEPVRILGYQTPALDGIQADILTVALERKPVEYIGRLYRRGAPADSDYLTLKPGESISGIASLWDNYDLSVSGTYAVQFKTELLDAGMGKGTVVSNVVFLDIEGREPPLDPDDLDDEPQTKIVSGSNEKWKSCSSSQKNAVIDARQHALNYANDSYDYMVAGNPVTRYTQWFGAYDSSRYSTVRENFRKIRNAVDNETFKYYCNCNQSGAYAYVKPRQEYKIHLCPAFWPAPMTGPGSKADTLIHEVSHFRVVAQTDDVVYGTSASMSLANSNPSSAIRNADSYAFFSAATPYNPYNPCAPTVTSHTGAPLTASWDGANCHVMNVPSGLTAFVHNNAYYVNAVPGTYCPAPSGWDTANCYILPYPSWSTSYFIWSGNLYLTPGPGNACPAPSTFDGANCYVMPLPWGSAPFKWANNLYITPPPHCVIGGYDGAHCLVGTAPASRNAYLWGSAFYYGH